GTAGATAGCTAGTTAGAGATTAGCCAGTCCATGGTTGCCAGACTTTTTTTAAGCACACaacatatgaaacacaacaTGGAAATATATGGAAGTATACACATATTAagtattataattttttttgctaGCCTTTGAAATGATCACTGCTTGGTGTCAGTGGAAACATTTCTAAACTATGAATTTGGTAATTGCATTAGTTTGACATCAGGTCAAACTCTATATAGTGGGTAGTCTAAACTGTTGTCATGCAGAATTATCCTCTTAATTTTGTGACTGCTCATCTGAACACCTCTATTGGGTTTCCTTTGCCTTAGATCCAGCGAATGGTGATCTCTGGAGGAAACTTCAAGCCAGATACACTTAAGCCTAAGGAGGTGGTAGGCCTGCTTCTGGATGATGAGGAGCTGGAGAAAAAGTGTGAGTTAATGTTCTCTGTTTTTAACCACAACCTGCAACTCTATTGTTAAACAGCATATAGTGGAATTGATAAAAGCAGGAGAATGAGGAAATAGATTATCTTGTTTAAGGTCATTCTTAACTGTAATATTCTGTATAACATATCAAGAATACATCTAACCTTCTATGGTGCATTCCTGTTGTTCGGGTTGCTGACTTGTCTCCCTGTTGTTTTGTGTAGTACGTTTGAGGCAGGACGAGAAGAGAACGCAGGAAGAGAACAGTAAAGTCAAAGACCGCAAAAGGAAGCGGGAGAAGTACGCTGAGAGGGTATGCGTTTGGAATCTGCTTTAAAACAAAGACCTCAAAAAGATACTATTCTTGATAGTGTTCTGaattcttattcttcttctgtggtttgTTTCTTGGTCACTTGCCTGTCATGCAGAGGAAAAAGGAAGATGAGgtggatgagaagaggaggaaggaaggggtGAACCTCGTCATTCCCTGTGCTCCCTCGGCGGACAATTCCAATTTATCAGCGGATAATGACGGAGATGACTCCTTCATGAGCTTGGATATGGACTCCGCCATTCCTAGCCCTTTTAGCGAGGTAAggatgagaaacaaacaaggctgaagcgaaaacagagagaaatagaattTCTTTTTCTAAGTTTGTCAATATATATGGTATGAAACTGCTAACTGGTTAAAAGGTAAAGGTCTGGTATTTAGAAGACGCTTTCATCCAAAACGACTTACATAGGCACCCTGCAGTGGCTTGGAGAGTGGCGTCGCTAAACACTGTAAGGCTGTGTCCACTGTAACCACTGTAACCACTGTAAGGCTGTGTCCATGTCGTCTTTTTTGTAGCTGTCAGCCTCTGTTTTACATTGTTATCCTATGGAGTAGACCGTGTTTTCAAAAACATCCTGAGCGGGTTTTTCTTTTAACGCCGCTACTTTTTCCTGCAGATTAGGCAATTTTTTCCTGGTTGAAAAAAGTTAAATCGTTCCTGTCGTTCCAGTAATTTACAGTTTCTTGACAGCTATTGAGgtgaacagacacaggtctatctctgtagggatcctttccatgtagtcaCGTAGACACTTCTAATTACATTATGGGCCTGTCACTTTCACAGGGATGCGTGCCCCATGGAAATACGTTGTATAGCCGTTGCCGGTTATAGCGCTCTAACTCCTGGACCGATTTAGatcgtttttgtccctagtaaacaTTTTTACCCAAAAATATGGGAAAATATGGCCCAGGTTAAAAGATATAACATGGCAGTTGAACTGTATCACCAATATTCATTCGTGGAacttgtaaaactggacaggtCCTCAGAGTTTCTGGTTAGTGTTCGTGTTTATTGTCACTAGCAAGACGAGCCTGTTACCTAACGTTAACTCTAGAGTAGCATAagttgttatggtaacaaaagACGCTCAACTGCTTTTTGGAACAGCATTTTTTACTACATGGAAAAGCGCTCATCAGAAAAAGTTGTCTAGTTGTCTAGTTGTCTGTTTATTTTTACCATAAAAATATTGCAGTGATTTGAAAAGATCAGTAGTACATAGACATGATCATTGCATGGTGTTAAACTAATACAGTTGTAATCTCAGTGGTTGACATCTCTCAGAAAAAAAGATCCATCCGTGTGATGGAACATCTCAATTGATCTTGGGCTGATTGGCTGGTTTTCCAGATCATCTTTGGTGTGCTGTGGCCTAGTTCAATTGATCTTGGTCTGATTGACTGGTATTCCTGATCACCTTTGGTGTGCTGTGTCCtagatctgattggctgatatTCCTGATCACCTTTGGTGTGCTGTGTCCTAGTTTTGCTCCCTCTGCTCCGTCCCACTGTCCTgtgtcttgctctgtctctttaGATCTCTTTGAGCAGTGATCTTGGTCTGACTGTCCTgtgtcttgctctgtctctgtagATCTCTTTGAGCAGTGAGCTGCAGCCCGGCTCCATTGCTCCTGATGAGAGCAGCAACGACATGCTGGTAATTGTGGATGAACCCGTGTCCTCTGCACCACAGTCCCGTGCCACAAACTCGCCTTCCTCAGTCACGGGCTCAGATAACATTAACGGTTTGTGTCAAGCACATACATGTTCGAGGGGGGGTGAAATGGTTATTAAGTAAACTGTTGTTGCTGTCTGCCAGCTCAATTTACTCAGAGGATGTATATCACTATTAAATCAACCTACAATAAAGGTGTGTAATTaaatatttgtaatgcactAAATCTTCAACTTGTTGACAGACTTGGGACCCATGCCCCTCCCTGCAGGGTGTCCTTGTCCCCCCAGCCTGGCATGAACTGTATAAAACAGGCACACAAGTTTTAAGCAGTTTATGCACTGCCTACTTGAGAGAGTGTTAAACCTTTGCCTATCTGTAGCCTTACATGGTTTCAGTCTGGGATTGGCCTTCTCATGTAAAGAGTTGTCCATGTCCTATTCTCTCTGACATTGAAGTATGTGTGATCACCCATGCTTCACTGTTTTTATCTGGTCGAGAACAGACCACCCCAAGTCTACCATACCCAGAAATAGACAAAAAAGACATGTCAAACCAACATGTAAAAAAAGTATGGTTATATTTGGCAACTCACCAATCTGTTTTATGGCCAATAATATGTTATGAAGCATGATAGCCCTGGACTAAACTAAGACCCCGATCAGAGAGAGGGTTATGCAGCCTGCACTGCACTGCGCTGCCTTTTTTGTTGAAGCCTACTATTTTAAAAAAGAGCAGTTCACTGTGATTTTTGTTGCTATGCAACCACAGAATCAATGTCCTTAGCCTAACCTTGATTTTGCTGTTAAGTAAACTCACAGATCTGTACCTTTTTTGGCTCTAAACATCTGGATAAGGGGTAGGGTGGGAGGTTCCAGATGTAAGCAGGAGCAAAAAAAAGAGCCTAAAAACAACATTAAACTTTAACACAATTCTGAATTTAATAAGGAGCCTGTGGAATGCAACCTGCACCCCATTCTAGAGAGTTGCAGTAATCCAAATAGGATGTAATGAAGGCATTAAAGTCCTTCAGCGATGAAATTGGTTTTAATTTGACAATTGAACTGTGTTAATTTGCAGTAATCTAGAATGTCAAATTTGTTTTAGCATATTTCTGCACATTTACAGAAAGAGCATAATTTGCTACCAATTTCCCAATCTATTAATGTATAATTTTCATTAAGCTAAAGAAAGTTGTCCAATGTTTAATGTCCTCAATATAATTAGAAATGGCCTTCAGAGATGTGCTGAGTCTTACTGACAGGAAAagttgtgtgtgacatgagaCGGATCTTTTTATTATGTGAATGGGTTTTCTCATTACCAATTTCCACTACATTTTATCAGTAGCTATATGTTAGAGGGTTTCTGACACACAGTTCCATTATAAATATAAGTTAAGGAACCATGTTTCAAAAGAACCCATTTGTGAGTGTCTTTTGTCATGCTGAAGCACTACAAAATGTCAGAAATAGCACAAACTTCTATTTGCTTGAGAATCAGTGCATTAAGTATTGTTGTCTTCAGATGAGGTTTATTGTTTTGACTTCAAATTGACATCGGATGATGCTGTTGCATTACAGTCTTTTATAATGTCGTTGGTTGGCAGGAGTTTCATCCCAGGAGATGTCAAATACAGGCAAGGGGAAATGTGGTCGGAGTCGTGGAAGGCCGAAGGGGTCAGGAGGGATGGGGAAATCCTCTGTGAAAGGCCGTGGACGCAAATCAACCGCTGGCAGTGCAGCAGCCATTGCAGGGGCTATGGCCGGGGCGGCAGCAGCTTCCGCAGCGGCGTATGCTGCCTATGGGTTTAGTGTGTCCAAAGGTGAGCTACGCTCATGCAGAgaaacattatatatatattagtagtAGTGCTAGTGTAGTATAGTAATACTAGTAGTGTGAAAGCTTAAATGGATTTGAAAGATTTGGATGTTTTTTAATGGATTTAAAGACCTTTCCTTCTTAACCATTATTTATTGAACAGTATTCTTGCTCAGTGTGTGGAAATAGTGAATCAATATGCATTAAATATGTTGGTATGTATTCTGTCCTGCACCAGGTCTTACCTCATCAGGCCCTCTCCAGCCCTCATTGACCAGGACATCAGCCGTACCATGCCCCGCTACAAGTAGTGCCTCTTCTGCTGGACCCAAGACTGGCACAATTTCTCTTGGTCCCCAGTATGTGACACACAGTAGCTCACATACCCATCACAACTCTGCCAGGAAAGGCAAAGGGGCCAGTGGCGTATCATCTCAACAGTAGGCAAAGCAAGAAGGAATGCAGTGGACTAGACGTTACCTGTTCATATGATTTGTCAGATGTCTATATTAGAAAGTTGACTCAGAAATGTGTTCCTGGATAAACAGTTTAAGGAGTATCAAAAACCATCTTCACACTTCTCAGCGAAGCTTGTCCACTTGGGTGGGTGGACCCAAAAGACACCAGCTCAACTCTGAGGGCTATATTTAGGATCACAAAACTGCTCCTTTGATTCCTGTGCTGTTGGTGTAAAATAGTGAAATATGTTCAGATATGCATGCAATGCAGGACCAATCAGGAgtcaaaaaaagaaatctatGCGGAGCGATTTGTCATAAGAAATGCACTACACAAAATATCTAACCATTTAAATTTTGTATAGATTTATCTGTTGAATATTTGGTTGATGTAAAATTATTAACACCAGTCCAAGTCGATTTAGCAAAGGGCTTGCTAATACATGAGCATCATAAAAGCAGTTTTAAGGTGTCCCTGAAGGTATGTCGTGGGTTCATTTTCCTTCTTTTCCTTCCATCCAAATAATATTTATCCTTCTTTAAAAGATCACTTCAGACCTCTGGTGCATTCTGTAACTCACATTTCTTCCTGTTACAATTCCATTTCAAGTTAATGTTTCAAACTATTGAATATTACTTCAACttattttatttgaattgaACTTTTGTCAGgtgaattaaaaaagaaaagtccTGTCTGTCTTCCCCATACATCCTCTGAATCATAATGCATTTAATGATCGACATACTCATTAAAGTCCTTAAAAAGAAAACTGATCAGGCCAGACTGCTTTGACAGCCCTTCTTCGTGTAGATAAAATGAGTTGTGATACCAGCATCAACAATTTAAATACTAAACAGCTGTTTCTGCTAATTCAGAAGTAAAATAATTTTATAAGACTCAAAAAAGTTTTTGCAGAAGGTTAAACATTAAAACGTTAAAAGCTGCTTGGTCAGTTATTATTTAACTGATTGTAATAAATAACTTGATGTACATTGTattatatgttcattgttaaaTTATGACTTATAATTGCATTGAaaccattttattttaaaatgtgtgatTATTTGTGAGTTGTTATATTTTCCTGAAGTTTCAAGCAGCATTTTTCTACACATAATGAATTTGATATCGCCTCATTATGTCAAAAGTGCTCGTTAAGATGTGCCCTTCCAATCGTCTTGTTTACATCCCTTCGTTGCCAGTATTTTTATATACGACTTTGCATTGATTTAAAACCAGTCCGCTACCTTATCTCTATGACATTGTTTACGTGTAAGGCTTTCTTGACAAAAACCCATCTTTGTCTCAGCCTGATGTCCAATCAGATGTACTGAAGAGGGGTTTTGGCAAACCATTAAATTGGCTTTAAATAACTAGTGCATTTGCATTGTAAAGGTTGATTTATGCCAATGGGTTGTATTTGGAGTATGACATTGTCTGAACACAAGATATAGTGTTAAAcctatattcatttatttttctctctgcatTTTAAGTTCTTGCTCAAGTTGTTTTATTGAAACCCTCAGCCCAAACTTGTAATATGAAATTAAACTTGCCCATTTCAAAGGCCATAAGGATGTTTAGGAAGATTCTAGCTCTTTGAACATATTTTCCTGGTATACTTGATTTACATAACTATCCATTTCAATCTACTATGTAGATGATACAAATACGGTATGCCATTGCATGTTTGTTGGGTTTTGTGATTACAAGGCAGGGTCATGTTCATTATGCCTGTATCCCCCCTGCATATTTTGCTGAAGGATGCCCTCCCCATTCCAATACAGCCACAATCACCAAAACAAGAacgtatttttttaattttattttctcCGTCCACAGAAATGTTTAACGGGCAGGaattttcttttaaataaatTTAAAAGGCTGAGTTTTGAACAAGTGAAACCGTTCCTGAACCAGCTTCACAACATAACTGGAGTAATGTCATTATACGTACAATCCTCATTAAATACATACAGAAAATAATATGGCCTTTCAGATCTCGGATGGATATGCACACAGAGGATACACAAGCATCAAGTCGCATCACATACTACACAGAACTGTTTTAAACCACCACCACATTTAAGCTTACAGAGCTGCAGGCTTTGGGGGGTTGAAGAATATTTAGGAGGGTCACAGCAGCCGTTTCGATAGAGAACAGATGGGTGTCCTCTACGTCTGGACAGGTGGTCTTCATGAACTCGGCCAGGCGACTCAGGTATTCAATGTTCTGCCCCGATTTTCCTTTGCAAACAATTATCTGGGCTGCAATTTCCTCTGGACTAGCTGGTCCGAGGTAGATGGGATTGTCGGGGGTGGCTATGTAAACCAGGGCTGGGACGGGTGGCAGATTTTGGTCCCGGGGGAAAAATTCCACCACCTTGGTAATATAGCCGCCCCGTACGGACTCCCTCATGTTCAGGTACTTCAGGCACTCCTCCATTTGGGCGCCGATAACCTCAAAGGCCACGCCCCATGTGCACgcctaaaaataaatgaaaataaatattgagTACATAAAAAGACAGTCAACATGcgcattatttattttaacgGCAACGCATTAACATCACTAAAAGGCACACTTCATTATTCTCAGCTTTTTCAATTTTTAGTTGCTTTTTCCTTTATAGCGTATTTGATGAAGGGAAATCCACTTACGTCATCATCTTCAAGGAGCGTCACAACTCTTCCGGGCTGCGGTCAAATGGAGAAGAAAGACACATTTAGCATCACGTTCATACTGTtaccatgcaaacacacccaaCTGAATTAACCACATATCTGACAATTTACCATTGTATCGTCTCCACGATGGAAGTTGTCCCCGTGCCAGAAACGTCTTTTGTAGCCCGTAATGTACCCGACCTTGCTTTTCTTGTACTTGAAGTCTGGCTTCCATACTAACGAGCCATATCCGAATATCCACAGGCTGTTCTTTCCCAATAAGATGTCTTGAGGCTTCATTATGGATTATCTGGCTTTTAGCGAGGTGACGGGGTTCAGCGAAAATACTTAACAGAAGAAGCGTAACAGACAGGTTAACTTGCCAGTATTTGTTTCCTTCGATCGAGAAGGAGAGGTATTGGTTGGCTCACCGCAATACCGCGGACGGTATTAGAGCCCAACTGCTTAGCAGTTGTAAAGATGGAAAGGTTAACGTTTTGCCTTGCACTATGCATGCCGATGCTTATAGTTGCTCCATGCTGAATTAAAGAAACATACTGACGGGTGACTCCGAAGtctaaactaaataaaaaaacgaTACCAGCCGATAAACCAGTCCTTATTCGCCTAATCGAATTCGCCAACCTCTCAACTGTAAACCTAACGTTGCCTGCCGAAATAAACCTGAGAACACCGCAAAACGCTGCTTGTTTTGGCACATCCACGGACCGCAACTTCGTCTGATCACAAATGAAGGGTGATCTCCTACTCTATATGACAACTTTAATACCACACCTTCTTTGTTGGGCCAATTAAAATTCAGTAAGACGGGCTGTCGATACTTCTTGGCGAATCATATTCGCTTGTTAGTATGACGT
Above is a genomic segment from Clupea harengus chromosome 15, Ch_v2.0.2, whole genome shotgun sequence containing:
- the LOC105907644 gene encoding glutathione-specific gamma-glutamylcyclotransferase 1 — protein: MKPQDILLGKNSLWIFGYGSLVWKPDFKYKKSKVGYITGYKRRFWHGDNFHRGDDTMPGRVVTLLEDDDACTWGVAFEVIGAQMEECLKYLNMRESVRGGYITKVVEFFPRDQNLPPVPALVYIATPDNPIYLGPASPEEIAAQIIVCKGKSGQNIEYLSRLAEFMKTTCPDVEDTHLFSIETAAVTLLNILQPPKACSSVSLNVVVV